The following are encoded together in the Glycine max cultivar Williams 82 chromosome 8, Glycine_max_v4.0, whole genome shotgun sequence genome:
- the LOC100784472 gene encoding major facilitator superfamily domain-containing protein 12 isoform X1 has protein sequence MGTIVEADNTYTKILGRWPVFYYGMGHMLNDITAACWFTYLLLFLTDIGLSPRNAAVVMLSGQVADGFVTIFVGELIDRFGHFKIWHGAGSLLVAISFSSVFGGCLPCKLFSSNSGTFETLSYSMYAAIFNVGWAATQVSHMSMVSCITLNSTSRVALASCRNAFTMVANLSLYAVALIVFSVINGKTHDDVENQYRWIAYLSIFIGCCFVGVFHLATKEPRLKVGVHGMVHARISWDYWFKRILYYQVALVYVLTRLVLNVSQAYLAFFVINDLQMAQSAKALVPALIYICSFVVSIALQEIAWTGRMLKAYYSAGCILWIFCGAVILLLTTNMSYVMYIVSVFIGIANALMMVTGVSMQNFLIGENLNGCAFVVGSLSFLDKISCGLALYVLQSNQNLSPQLQATTQFPFSVTRIGLGLVPAFCALVGVVVTCTMDFHNPSKSLTAPLLA, from the exons ATGGGTACCATCGTTGAAGCAGATAACACATATACCAAGATCCTAGGAAGATGGCCAGTCTTTTATTATGGCATGGGACACATGCTCAATGACATAACTGCTGCTTGTTGGTTcacatatttattattgttcttgACAGATATTGGACTTTCACCAAG GAATGCAGCTGTTGTGATGCTTTCTGGTCAAGTGGCTGATGGATTTGTCACCATATTTGTTGGTGAACTG ATAGACAGGTTTGGACACTTCAAGATATGGCATGGTGCTGGATCTTTATTGGtggcaatttcattttcttctgtttttggTGGTTGTTTACCATGCAAACTGTTTAGTTCCAATTCAGGTACTTTTGAAACTTTGAGTTACAGCATGTATGCAGCAATCTTCAATGTGGGCTGGGCCGCTACTCAGGTTTCACACAT GTCCATGGTGAGTTGCATCACGCTGAACTCTACAAGCAGAGTGGCACTGGCTAGCTGTCGCAATGCTTTTACCATG GTTGCCAACCTGAGCCTGTATGCAGTTGCATTGATAGTATTCAGTGTCATCAATGGAAAAACAcatgatgatgttgaaaatcaG TACCGCTGGATTGCATATCTGTCAATTTTTATTGGATGTTGCTTTGTGGGCGTATTTCATCTTGCAACCAAAGAGCCCAG ATTGAAGGTGGGTGTACATGGAATGGTTCATGCAAGGATTTCATGGGATTACTGGTTCAAGAGAATTCTATATTATCAGGTTGCTCTTGTTTATGTTCTTACAAGATTGGTTCTCAACGTTTCACAG GCATACCTTGCTTTCTTTGTCATCAATGACCTACAAATGGCCCAATCAGCCAAAGCTTTG GTTCCTGCTCTCATATACATCTGCAGCTTTGTTGTGTCTATAGCATTACAG GAGATTGCATGGACTGGCCGAATGCTTAAGGCCTACTACTCTGCTGGATGCATTCTTTGGATTTTTTGTGGTGCAGTGATCCTTCTTTTAACCACAAATATGAGTTATGTCATGTACATAGTATCGGTATTCATTGGCATAGCAAATGCTCTCATGATG GTAACTGGAGTAAGCATGCAGAATTTTCTCATTGGAGAGAACCTTAATGGTTGTGCATTTGTTGTTGGATCATTGAGTTTTTTGGACAAAATTTCATGTGGGCTTGCTTTATATGTTCTTCAGTCAAACCAAA ATCTCTCTCCGCAGCTCCAGGCAACAACCCAATTCCCCTTTTCAGTTACAAGGATTGGTTTGGGTCTTGTTCCTGCATTTTGTGCACTAGTTGGGGTGGTAGTGACTTGCACCATGGATTTCCACAATCCTTCAAAGTCTTTGACGGCACCACTATTAGCCTAG
- the LOC100784472 gene encoding major facilitator superfamily domain-containing protein 12 isoform X2 — protein MYAAIFNVGWAATQVSHMSMVSCITLNSTSRVALASCRNAFTMVANLSLYAVALIVFSVINGKTHDDVENQYRWIAYLSIFIGCCFVGVFHLATKEPRLKVGVHGMVHARISWDYWFKRILYYQVALVYVLTRLVLNVSQAYLAFFVINDLQMAQSAKALVPALIYICSFVVSIALQEIAWTGRMLKAYYSAGCILWIFCGAVILLLTTNMSYVMYIVSVFIGIANALMMVTGVSMQNFLIGENLNGCAFVVGSLSFLDKISCGLALYVLQSNQNLSPQLQATTQFPFSVTRIGLGLVPAFCALVGVVVTCTMDFHNPSKSLTAPLLA, from the exons ATGTATGCAGCAATCTTCAATGTGGGCTGGGCCGCTACTCAGGTTTCACACAT GTCCATGGTGAGTTGCATCACGCTGAACTCTACAAGCAGAGTGGCACTGGCTAGCTGTCGCAATGCTTTTACCATG GTTGCCAACCTGAGCCTGTATGCAGTTGCATTGATAGTATTCAGTGTCATCAATGGAAAAACAcatgatgatgttgaaaatcaG TACCGCTGGATTGCATATCTGTCAATTTTTATTGGATGTTGCTTTGTGGGCGTATTTCATCTTGCAACCAAAGAGCCCAG ATTGAAGGTGGGTGTACATGGAATGGTTCATGCAAGGATTTCATGGGATTACTGGTTCAAGAGAATTCTATATTATCAGGTTGCTCTTGTTTATGTTCTTACAAGATTGGTTCTCAACGTTTCACAG GCATACCTTGCTTTCTTTGTCATCAATGACCTACAAATGGCCCAATCAGCCAAAGCTTTG GTTCCTGCTCTCATATACATCTGCAGCTTTGTTGTGTCTATAGCATTACAG GAGATTGCATGGACTGGCCGAATGCTTAAGGCCTACTACTCTGCTGGATGCATTCTTTGGATTTTTTGTGGTGCAGTGATCCTTCTTTTAACCACAAATATGAGTTATGTCATGTACATAGTATCGGTATTCATTGGCATAGCAAATGCTCTCATGATG GTAACTGGAGTAAGCATGCAGAATTTTCTCATTGGAGAGAACCTTAATGGTTGTGCATTTGTTGTTGGATCATTGAGTTTTTTGGACAAAATTTCATGTGGGCTTGCTTTATATGTTCTTCAGTCAAACCAAA ATCTCTCTCCGCAGCTCCAGGCAACAACCCAATTCCCCTTTTCAGTTACAAGGATTGGTTTGGGTCTTGTTCCTGCATTTTGTGCACTAGTTGGGGTGGTAGTGACTTGCACCATGGATTTCCACAATCCTTCAAAGTCTTTGACGGCACCACTATTAGCCTAG
- the LOC100306001 gene encoding uncharacterized protein LOC100306001 (The RefSeq protein has 1 non-frameshifting indel compared to this genomic sequence) has translation MEVQSPAAKRHYDITMSRRTRKQQQQQQQFPVQGNEKTKSEMDDEATTPKDVHVHVTVETKSSQTNVSIADEVKEGGGESDHKSLKQLIIGDDDHKEAKKKGNNNNNNNDNNSDDHERGGKGGSRNSLGEHFTEEEKQHNLQLVRMQQNKDNLQGLKFKKLVRRYAKVLGHLMKAKRDPHLGGDAGKKPVFKLST, from the coding sequence atggaggttcaATCTCCTGCAGCAAAACGTCACTATGACATCACCATGTCAAGAAGAACAaggaaacaacaacaacaacaacaacaacaatttccAGTGCAAGGCAATGAGAAAACCAAATCAGAAATGGATGATGAAGCAACAACACCAAAGGATGTTCATGTTCATGTCACAGTGGAAACAAAATCTTCTCAAACTAATGTTTCTATTGCTGATGAGGTGAAAGAGGGTGGTGGTGAGAGTGACCACAAAAGCTTGAAGCAACTCATCATAGGAGATGATGATCACAAAGAAGCAAAGAAAAAGggtaacaataataacaataataatgataataatagtgATGATCATGAGAGAGGTGGCAAAGGAGGATCAAGGAACTCACTTGGTGAACATTTCACTGAGGAAGAGAAGCAGCATAATCTTCAGCTGGTTAGGATGCAACAGAATAAAGACAACCTCCAAGGCTTGAAGTTCAAGAAGTTGGTGCGTCGCTACGCCAAAGTTTTGGGGCATTTGATGAAGGCTAAGCGTGATCCTCATCTAGGAGGTGATGCTGGGAAAAAACCTGTTTTCAAGTTATCAACTTAG